The following coding sequences lie in one Cannabis sativa cultivar Pink pepper isolate KNU-18-1 chromosome 5, ASM2916894v1, whole genome shotgun sequence genomic window:
- the LOC115717341 gene encoding uncharacterized protein LOC115717341, protein MGGRTMHVDLQIITRIQTYSSPLSTQSSANNLNLFNPPVTVTVPAINGSGSSSSSASQSVFGPVPSQSEVQTAISLFQIFMRGVSSRGSNSKWLVEILDGPIPRILLSYGIRRLYEAFHLLQTDPFVKKLVVSLSSDKALWDAIMNNEVVRKFIEPLCLLAESERQNVTSEEEPNKAPITILKWIWDMIKAKAMEFIGQFLSLNEINDNPVEEKNNKEQLEDKVRSSLLLSILILLIVVVTRATN, encoded by the exons ATGGGTGGCAGAACCATGCATGTTGATCTCCAAATAATCACCCGAATTCAGACATACTCTTCTCCTCTCTCCACTCAATCTTCAGCTAATAATCTTAACCTCTTCAACCCACCAGTTACAGTTACCGTACCGGCCATTAATGGAAGtgggtcttcttcttcttcagctTCTCAATCTGTTTTTGGGCCTGTTCCATCCCAATCCGAAGTCCAAACTGCTATCTCTCTTTTCCAAAT TTTTATGCGTGGTGTATCTTCACGCGGTTCAAACTCAAAATGGCTCGTTGAGATATTGGATGGTCCTATACCGAGAATATTGTTGTCCTATGGAATTAGAAGACTTTACGAAGCCTTCCATTTGTTGCAGACAGATCCTTTTGTTAAG AAACTAGTGGTTTCACTATCATCTGATAAAGCCCTATGGGATGCTATTATGAACAACGAGGTGGTTCGCAAGTTCATAGAACCCTTATGCTTATTAG CTGAAAGTGAGAGGCAAAATGTTACAAGCGAAGAAGAACCAAACAAGGCTCCTATCACTATTTTGAAATGGATATGGGATATGATAAAGGCAAAGGCTATGGAATTTATAGGCCAATTTCTGTCTCTGAATGAGATCAACGATAATCCTGTTGAAGAAAAGAATAATAAAGAGCAACTAGAAGACAAAGTTAGATCTTCTTTGCTTCTTTCCATTTTGATCTTATTAATTGTGGTGGTTACTCGAGCTACTaattga